In the genome of Oscarella lobularis chromosome 1, ooOscLobu1.1, whole genome shotgun sequence, one region contains:
- the LOC136199832 gene encoding ficolin-1-like, which produces MRTQLLLCLLGYVVTNASSQPTSTACDHKHTVGPQGLPGPVGPQGLPGTVGSRGPPGSVGRAGPTGERGMLGPRGFKGDKGDRGNTGVQGKIGKAGSKGDKGNQGYTGVTGPVGPKGHIGQKGERGIQGLPGVMSNDTRKLLQNQLQHLQTIVESISCDCSCLHKRSPHLSSGSYTITFAGIGLLTVYCDMDTDGGGWTVFQRRKDGSVDFDRGWNDYERGFGNIDGDYWLGLAPLHQLLQLNGANELRIDLKDHSENSAYAKYRSFNVGDSVSKYTLSFSGYSGTAGNAMVAAGVPTANVNGMKFSTKDQDNDNVSRGHRNCAVVSNGGWWYNACHQTLLNGIYQRKFFWYTWKGYSPLAFSEMKFRKKG; this is translated from the exons ATGAGAACGCAGCTGCTCCTTTGCCTACTTGGCTACGTTGTGACAAACGCGTCTTCTCAg CCAACGTCCACTGCGTGTGATCATAAACATACCGTTGGACCTCAGGGATTGCCAGGACCTGTAGGACCTCAAGGTTTACCTGGCACTGTTGGTTCGCGTGGGCCGCCTGGTTCAGTTGGAAGAGCG GGTCCTactggagagagagggatgtTGGGACCAAGAGGATTTAAAGGTgataaaggagacagagGGAACACCGGTGTACAG GGAAAGATTGGAAAGGCTGGCTCAAAAGGTGACAAGGGAAATCAAGGCTACACTGGCGTCACAGGACCCGTCGGGCCTAAAGGTCACATTGGACAG AAAGGTGAAAGAGGCATTCAAGGTCTTCCTGGGGTCATGTCAAACGACACACGCAAATTACTGCAAAACCAACTCCAACATCTGCAAA CTATTGTTGAATCCATTTCCTGCGACTGCTCTTGCCTACATAAACGGTCTCCCCATCTTTCAAGTGGCAGTTATACAATTACCTTTGCAGGAATTGGCCTACTTACTGTCTACTGTGACATGGATACCGACGGCGGAGGATGGACagtctttcaaagacgcAAGGATGGATCAGTTGACTTTGATCGTGGATGGAATGACTACGAAAGAGGATTTGGCAATATTGATGGCGACTATTGGCTTGGATTAGCTCCTCTTCACCAGCTCTTGCAGCTAAATGGAGCTAATGAATTAAGAATTGATTTGAAAGATCACTCAGAAAACAGTGCATACGCCAAGTACAGAAGCTTTAATGTGGGAGATTCCGTTTCCAAGTACACTCTAAGCTTCAGTGGGTACAGTGGGACAGCAGGCAATGCAATGGTAGCGGCTGGAGTTCCAACTGCAAACGTGAATGGAATGAaattttcaacaaaagatcAAGACAATGACAACGTCAGTCGAGGTCACAGAAACTGTGCTGTTGTAAGTAACGGTGGTTGGTGGTATAATGCTTGTCATCAGACCCTTCTAAACGGTATATATCAACGTAAATTCTTTTGGTACACATGGAAAGGATATTCACCCTTGGCATTTTCggaaatgaaatttagaaaaaaaggataA